In Rattus norvegicus strain BN/NHsdMcwi chromosome 1, GRCr8, whole genome shotgun sequence, a genomic segment contains:
- the Atf5 gene encoding cyclic AMP-dependent transcription factor ATF-5 isoform X1 — MSLLATLGLELDRALLPASGLGWLVDYGKLPLAPAPLGPYEVLGGALEGGLPGGGEPLAGDGFSDWMTERVDFTALLPLEAPLPPGTLPPPSPAPPDLEAMASLLKKELEQMEDFFLDAPLLPPPSPPPPPPPAPSLPLPLPLPTFDLPQPPTLDTLDLLAVYCRSEAGPGDSGLTTLPVPQQPPPLAPLPSPSRPAPYPSPASTRGDRKQKKRDQNKSAALRYRQRKRAEGEALEGECQGLEARNRELRERAESVEREIQYVKDLLIEVYKARSQRTRSA, encoded by the exons ATGTCACTCCTGGCGACCCTGGGACTGGAGCTGGACAGGGCCCTGCTCCCAGCTAGCGGGCTGGGCTGGCTCGTAGACTATGGGAAACTCCCCCTGGCCCCTGCCCCCCTGGGCCCCTATGAGGTCCTTGGGGGTGCCCTGGAGGGCGGGCTTCCAGGGGGGGGAGAGCCCCTGGCAG GTGACGGCTTCTCTGATTGGATGACCGAGCGGGTGGACTTCACAGCCCTCCTTCCTCTGGAGGCCCCTCTGCCCCCAGGcactctccccccaccctcccctgccccccctGACCTGGAAGCCATGGCATCCCTACTCAAGAAGGAGCTAGAACAGATGGAAGACTTCTTCCTTGATGCCCCACTCCTTCCACcgccctccccacctccacccccacccccagcaccctctctgcccctgcccttaCCCTTGCCCACCTTTGATCTCCCGCAGCCTCCTACCCTGGATACCCTGGACTTGCTAGCTGTTTACTGCCGCAGTGAGGCTGGGCCAGGGGATTCAGGCTTGACAACCCTGCCTGTCCCCCAGCAGCCTCCTCCTCTGGCCCCTCTGCCTTCACCCTCCCGACCAGCCCCCTATCCTAGTCCTGCCAGCACCCGAGGGGACCGcaagcaaaagaagagagaccAGAATAAGTCAGCTGCTCTCAGGTACCGCCAGAGGAAGCGGGCAGAGGGCGAGGCCCTGGAGGGCGAGTGCCAAGGGCTAGAGGCGCGGAATCGGGAGCTGAGGGAGAGGGCAGAGTCAGTGGAACGGGAGATCCAGTATGTGAAGGATCTGCTAATTGAGGTGTATAAGGCACGAAGCCAGAGGACCCGCAGTGCCTAG